The following are from one region of the Oryzias latipes chromosome 12, ASM223467v1 genome:
- the LOC111948368 gene encoding zinc finger BED domain-containing protein 5-like, giving the protein MRKVSTTSAKALEASYAVSLLVAKAKKPFTIAEDLLLPAAVVLAETMLDKKSADTLKTLPLSNDTVCRRIDTMGTDIIGQVVGKLGDSFSLQLDESTDVSGHAQLVAFVRYIDTDDICEHILFCKEMEGRTTGEDIFNVVNMFFTRNAISWKSCSSVCTDAAASMTGSAKGLIARIKKENPDIKWTHCVIHRAALASKKMSPVLHDVLNDSIKVINFIRSRPLNVRLFRSLYENTGAEHTELLLHTEVRWLSRGRVLSRLFELRAEVHTFLTEHGSPHATMFENTDWLAKLCYLADIFRKLNELNMSLQGKDTSILNLYDKVGGFLKKAEMWKRACDQEDFTCFPQLDVFLSNEDVATAPVKLVIVGHLANLISGFHSYFPDMDEKSVQLD; this is encoded by the coding sequence ATGCGAAAAGTCTCCACTACATCAGCCAAAGCCCTGGAGGCTTCTTACGCGGTGTCTTTGCTTGTTGCTAAAGCCAAAAAACCCTTCACCATAGCAGAAGACCTACTGCTCCCCGCCGCTGTGGTATTGGCCGAAACTATGCTGGACAAAAAATCAGCGGATACATTAAAAACGTTGCCTCTGTCCAATGACACCGTTTGCCGCAGAATAGATACCATGGGCACAGACATTATCGGACAAGTTGTGGGGAAACTTGGAGACTCATTTTCACTGCAGCTGGATGAATCCACCGATGTGAGTGGACATGCGCAACTTGTTGCATTTGTGAGATACATCGACACGGACGACATCTGTGAACACATTCTATTCTGCAAAGAAATGGAGGGGCGAACAACCGGagaggacatttttaatgtcGTTAACATGTTTTTCACCAGAAACGCTATCAGCTGGAAATCCTGCAGCAGCGTCTGCACAGATGCGGCTGCATCAATGACGGGCAGCGCGAAAGGCCTCATAGCacggattaaaaaagaaaatcccgaCATCAAGTGGACGCACTGTGTGATACACAGGGCAGCGCTAGCGTCCAAGAAAATGAGCCCTGTATTGCACGATGTTTTGAACGACAgcattaaagttataaactttATCAGGTCAAGGCCACTCAATGTACGTTTGTTCCGCAGCCTCTATGAAAATACGGGAGCTGAACACACAGAACTGCTCCTGCATACTGAAGTTCGCTGGCTGTCCCGTGGAAGAGTACTGAGCAGGCTGTTTGAGTTGCGAGCTGAAGTTCACACCTTCCTGACAGAGCACGGATCTCCCCATGCCACCATGTTTGAGAACACGGACTGGCTTGCAAAGCTTTGCTATCTGGCAGATATATTCAGGAAACTGAATGAACTGAACATGTCCCTGCAGGGCAAGGACACCAGCATCCTGAACCTGTATGACAAGGTGGGTGGTTTCCTGAAGAAAGCAGAGATGTGGAAAAGGGCGTGTGATCAGGAGGATTTCACCTGCTTTCCTCAGTTGGATGTGTTTCTCTCTAATGAGGATGTGGCGACAGCTCCGGTGAAGTTAGTCATAGTGGGACATTTGGCTAACTTGATCAGTGGTTTTCACTCCTACTTTCCTGACATGGATGAGAAATCTGTGCAGCTGGATTGA